The DNA sequence GCTGATTCACCTGATGTCTACATAGACTTCAAACATTGGAAGGAGACATTTACCGCAAACCATGTACAGATGATTCAAGCTATATCCAAAAAGATGGAAAAGATTGGTGCAAAAAAAGTTTTCATTATTAATTTATTGGGTGAAGGAAATTACACAATACATGAGAATGAGGGGATTATTGAAATTCCTTATTTGTGGCATAAAGAAAACGGTCTAAACCATAAGGCAATCCAACCATTGGGAGGAAAATAGCCATGTTACAAACAAACAAGATTCACTACGAATTAGATTGCGACAAAATAAATGCGGATTTTGATGTATTCAAAATTACCAGAACGACGAATTCCTATATGGGTACTGCTAAGATAATTGATGGGGCATTAGAAGACTACCATTCAATCGCCGTCAATTATCAGCAAGGAAATTCCTTTCTGATTCTTATCAAAAAGGGGAGCATTTCAGAGTATCAATTCCGAAAGAATGTACAATATTTTTGCGATAGCCAAAATATAGAATCAGAATTCAAAATCACACAATTAAACATCAATGATTTGGCTAGCAATGGCAAGAAAGATGATGAACTGCAGGTAATGCAGTTATTGTTGAATAGCTTATCGAATGCTAAAAATGAGAAAAAGCACTATCAAAATTTGACGGGTATGCTGCTTTATCAGCATGAATCATGGGTCAGAAAAAATGATATGCATTTCTTGCGCATTCAAATAGATGGTGAATCTATGCTGCAAACGAATGTTGTAACTTTTTCAAAGCTTTCTGCATTAAAAAAATATCATGTTAATGTGGATAAAAAGGCGAGGTACATTTTGGATGAAGGCACGAATAGATTGCGTAGAAAGTTGTCTGATGATGTTTCTGAGGATGAACAGACTTACATCGAAAAGCCTATCAGCAAGAAGCATAAAAATACCGTTGATTTTATTGATTTTCAGGATCAATCTTCTTTTTATAGAACTAAAATGGGCATAACACTAAGATTTTTGGAGGACGTCGAAAAATATCTTTCTTCTTATGTAAAACTAAGAGTTGAAAAGATACCTTCTTACAAAAACGTCCAAGTATCTCATCAACTGCAGCTATCGGAAGATGACTATAAACAATGGATCCAAGGACAACAAATTCAATTGATCGATGCTGTCGGAAATAGCCAATCGGGTAATTTGGTGGACTACATTCAAGGCTTTTTCCTAACGGCTTGTGGAACATCATTAAAATTGGGTTCTGAAAATCAAGAATCAAATGGATTGACCATTAAGATCATCCATAATCGGGATTACTATGAAAACAGCGGAATACCTGATCCACATCAAACTGAAAATTCAAATCAGCAAGTCATCCAACATGTTACGATAGAAGATTTTAAATTAAAAAATGAAGAATTTGATAAGAAGAAAAGCAAGGATGCAAGACTTATAAAAATCATTCAAGAACTTTGGATAAAACAGGACATACAACAGAATCATCTAACTATAGTTAAATGGCCTTCATTTTCTTTTGAGAATGATTTATATTTTGCATACAGAGAAATTTTAAGTAGAAAGCCAGTTTATTATGAAATGCAAATTCAACAGACGGGAGCATTTAGTATTCAACAATTAAAGTCGATAGATTCTGCCACTTACCAAATTGAAACAAAGCTCAATTCTTTTGACAAACACTCCTTTGATTACAATATAGAGGGACTGGTTTACGCAAAAAATGATTCAGGGGAAATTCAAAATAGCGCGATTATTAGAAAATCTTCTCAGTACACCATTCCTGCGTTAACAGCAATCAAAACGATACTACGAAGCCCAATTGCTGGAAGTAAGCTAAACAAAACGCATTTACTGGAGCTATTGGATTCTTTTTATGCCGATGTCACAGAAACCGAATTTGATGAAGTGAAGGCAAAAAAAATATTGAGTGGGACAGAAGATGCTAAAAGTAAAATTATGAATAGTCCTGATGAGGTGATTACACTAAATGACTATCGCGTATTTTGCGGCCAGTCGTTGTTTGCGACAAGATTCCGGTGGTATATTTTTGATGAAGAAGAGATTGTTGTGAACCATCATATGCGGAATGAGTCTTTTCGGGGCAATTTGCTGCAAAGTATAACAGATATTCGTTATTATAAGGAAGGTGACGCAATTTGTTATTTTGTGGGCGTAAAAGGAAAGGGCATGCAAAGTAAAATCCCTAGAGCTGCTACGATCAGGACAATTTATCCTGATTTCTCGGGTGGCAAAGATACCGAGATAGTAAAATTGTTACCTCTTCTTTCTGCTACTTTTGTTAGAAATGGACAATATACAGTATTACCATTTCCTTTTAAGTATTTGCGTGAATTTGCCAATATAAATGGGAATAATTCCGACGGTTTTGGCGAGTCAATCGGTTAATAAAATACTGTGTGGATAATAAGTTTGACTTTTACTGACTCACGGGAGGAGCAATGTGATGACTGAATATGAAAAAATAAAAAAGATTGAAGCATATGTCGGTGGCTACTTTGGTGGTTATTACCAAGTTGAAGTAGATTTGGAGAATAATTCGGTCAGTTGGACTACTGGCGGTGAAGGCAAACTGGAAGAAATAGTTCATAAAAACATTCGCTTAGCCACTGCAAAAAAATTCCTTGAACAGCTGGAAACATTAGATTTGTTGAATTGGGAAGAGGAATACGTAGATCCGGGTACCCTCGATGGGACACAATGGCAAGTGGATTTAGTGATGGAGGACCTTACAATCACTAAACATGGATGCAACTGTTACCCTGAGCAATGGGGAAAATTCCGACAGGCCATCTCTAAAATCACAGGAAAGCCATTCAGGTAAATTTATACTACAAAGCAAACATTCAACTATTTCCAGATAAATTCTCTGGATGGCAAACTGAAAATGAACGTCACCCCAAATTTGAGGTGGCGTTCATTTTTAGTTATTGGAGTTAGTTATCTTCCGAATGGCGCTCGCCGACTTGGAACTCATCAGCGTGCTTCGGAGTCTTTTTTAGAGGTCTCAATAATAGGAAAATGTCACACTAGATAATATACGTAATCAAAATCACTAGTGCTGTAGTGAATAATCCCAATCTTATCTTGGATGAGTAGAGAGTATCCAACGCTAGAATGTACTCAGGTTATAAATAGGGAGATTTCTTAGTAGTTGCGCTTCTTGTGATCGTTATTATCTATCATACTTGACCTGTATTATATGATATTCAAAGCTTAGTTGGCATGGTAGCATTTGGTTATCAATATTTGCAAGCTACTGCAGATATCCAATACTGAGTTAAAATACTCAGAAACGAACCTCGAAGGGAAAGATAATAGATGTCAGAAAATAATTATAGCTTTGAAACATTGCAAGTGCATGCTGGGCAAGTACCGGATCCTGTGACTGGTGCCCGTGCAGTCCCAATTTACCAAACAACCGCTTTTGTTTTTGACAGTGCGGCACAAGCAGCGGGCCGTTTTGCTTTGACTGATGCAGGCAATGTCTACACCCGTTTAACGAACCCTACCACAGCAGTCGTGGATGCACGCGTTGCAGCGTTAGAAGGTGGAACATCAGGTATTACAGTAGCATCCGGATCGGCGGCGATCACATACGCAGTCCTGAACGTTGCGGGCGCTGGAGATGAAATTGTCGCTGCAAGCACATTGTACGGTGGAACATTCAACTTGTTCGGTGCAACGTTGAAGAATCTGGGAATCGAAACGACTTTCGTCGATCCGGATGATCTGGATAACTTCGAGGCTGCCATCACCGAGAAAACGAAAGCAATTTTCATAGAATCAATCGGCAACCCAAGCATCAACCTGATTGACATCGAAAAAGTGGCTGATATTGCGCATAAACACGGCATCATCTTGATCGTCGACAACACCTTCGGGACGCCTTATCTGATCCGTCCATTCGAATTCGGAGCGGACGTCGTTGTCCATTCCGCAACAAAATTTTTGGGCGGCCACGGCACGACAATGGGCGGCGTTATCGTTGAATCTGGAAAATTCGATTACAAAGCGAGCGGTAAATATCCTGGTTTCACGGAACCGGATGAACACTACAACGGCTTGGTCTATACCGATCTAGGCCCAGGAGCTTTCACTACCAAGATCCGGGTGCAACTGTTGCGCGACACCGGCGCTTGCATCGGGCCAATCGACTCTTTCTTGTTGTTGCAAGGGATCGAAACGCTGTCGCTGCGCGTTGAACGCCACGTGGAAAACACCCGTAAAGTCGTTGCCTACCTCGTGAACCATCCGAAAGTATCTTGGGTGAGTTATCCGGAATTGGAAGGCAATAAGTACAAAGCCTTGGCTGATAAATACTTTCCAAAAGGAGCCGGATCGATTTTTACATTCGGCATCGAAGGAGGTAAGCAAGCTGGGATCGAATGGATCGACAAATTGCAACTATTCTCCCTGTTGGCGAACGTTGCAGATGCGAAGTCTTTGGTCATCCATCCGGCAAGCACAACCCATGCCCAATTGAGTGAAGATGATTTGGTGGCTGCTGGCGTTTCCGGAGACATGATCCGCCTGTCCATCGGAATCGAAAATGTGGATGACATCATCGCAGACCTGGATCAAGCGTTCCAACAAATTAAATAAATAAAATAATCTTCATAAAGAGCACACCTATAAGATTGGATACGAAGGAAAGTATCCAATCTTATAGGTGTTTTTTTAATATTGATATTTCACAACAGCAAAATAATTTATAATTTGGTAATGAAAAAGATATTCAGATTTTATTTTTTTTAAATCACAAAAATAGAGGGATATTTTCTGAAAAAGCTAACTAAACAACAAGTGCGTGTTCGGAATTTACTATCATTTTTGTTCGGTAATACATATTTTTCATAAACCAAGAATCATGTTAATCTTTTTATGTTGCGTTAAATAAATAATAAACGAATGAAAAATGAGTAAAAAATATTGAAAACAGGAACAGAGTATGCAAATTTCAAGGAACATCAAAAATAATTTTTGAATAACGCTCTATTTAAAAGCAATTAAACTAATTTCAATTTGTGCGGACTGACAGTCTTTATTAAAGCAGTGTAGTAATTATTTTATTAAATTATATACCGTCAAATATTAGTTCTATTATGAAAGCATATTTATTTTACACGGAGTAAGTAAGGCAAGTTGTATTTTGTGGTCTAATTTAGTTCAGTTCATTTGTATATATTATTGTACTGCAACAGTTAATAAATCAAGGATGTTTTAAATGTTTCATTGCTAAATTTGAGCGGTTGGATAAGGCATATTAATAATCAAAAAATGGAGGAGAAATTATATGAAAAAGAAGATTGTATTTCCAGCATTAACTATATCAATGGCCGGTTTATTTTTGCTTGCAGGATGCGCTCAGAGTACTGGTGACTCAAATACGTCAGAGGAAGTAAGCGTAAACAGCATAACTCAGGAAAATTCTACGAATATACCCGAAGCGATAGCGAATGATGATGAGATAAAAATAATGGTCATAAGAAAAATCGGAGGGGATGATCATACTGCGCAATTCCTCGCAGGCGTGACACAAGAAGGCGAGTCTATGGGAATAACGGTGGACACCTATAGTGCAAATGGAGACAGCGCAAAATTTCATGATGCTATCAATCAGGCCGCAGAAAAGGATTATGATGGTTTTATCATATCCCATGGCGACGATGAAGCAACATTAGAGGATATCAAAAAAATCACTGATAAAGGTATACCTGTAGTTACATTCGATTCTAATCCCGAAGCAGCTAAGATAGACGGAGTAACACTGACTTCACAGGATGATGAATCATTGGCACTCCTTTCGTTAAAAAATCTAATTCAGGATCACGATGGTGAGGCAAATATAATTTATTTGTGGGTAGATGGATTCCCTCCAATGGTCAATAGAAACAGGGAATATGACGTGTTGTTGGAAAAATATCCTGGAATCAATGAAGTGGAAAGATTCGGTATTGCAGCATCTGATACATCGGTCCAGACTCAAAATGCTGTAGCTGCAATGCTTGCTAAATACCCGGAAGGTACGATTGATGCAATCTATGCTTCTTGGGATGCTTTTGCTATAGGTGCTCAACGTGCTGTGAAAGAAGCTGGACGTGATGAAATCGAGATATATGGTATTGATGTGTCGAATGCAGACTTGCAAGCTATGCAAGAAGAAAACAGTACATGGGTGAGTACGGCTGCAGTAGATCCGAAGCTTATCGGAGCAGTTGACACAAGAATCTTACTTAAGAAAATTGCAGGAGAAAGCACACCGAAATATTATGATTTAGAGGCTGCACTAATAACACAAGACAAACTTGAAGATAGTGGAGAAACCATAACTATGGAAACTTTGTCTGAAGTGATATCTGGCTGGGGAGAAACAACAGCATTCGAAGAACCCTGGATGACAACGTTAAAAGCAGAAAACTCAAAATAATTCATAAAATGGCCAGTGAGACTGTGAAGATTCACTGGCCATTTTATTTAGTCAGTATGAAACTACTAATCAAAATTAGATATAACAGGAGAGCGGATGCATAATGAGCACTTTTAATTCAGCGCTTTTAGAAATGAGAGATATTTCATTAGAATTTCCTGGAGTTAAAGCATTGGAAAATGTTAATTTTATCTCTTTAGCGGGGAAAGTTCATGCGGTAGTTGGTGCCAATGGTGCAGGGAAATCAACCTTGATGAAAGTTTTGTCAGGGGCAAATAATTCTTTTTCAGGGGATATCTATATCAATGGCGATAAGAAAAATATTAATACACCATCTGATGCAAAAAAAATAGGGATTCAGGTTGTTTATCAGGAAGTGGATATAGCCCTTATCTCCAATTTAACTGTGGCAGAAAATATTATGCTTGACGATATGGTTAACAATATGGAGAAGAGGGTATTCATTAATTGGAAGGAAATTCATAAAAAAGCCTCGGATGTTCTCGGAAAATTAAATTTAGATATAAACACGAAAAAGCAAGTAGATGAATTGACTCTTGCAGAAAAACAGATGGTTCTAATTGCAAGATCCATATACCAGAAATGCCAGTTGCTTATTTTGGACGAACCAACCGCGCCCTTAAGCAATTTGGAAACTGAAGAGTTATTTCGCGTAGTAAACGATTTGAAAACTGCAGGTGTGGGGGTCATTTTTATATCTCATCGACTTCCTGAATTATTTCAGATCTGCGACGATGTGACGGTTATGCGAAACGGAAAGATAATTTCAAACCGAAAAATATCTGAAACAACGCAAAATGAAATCGTCGAGGATATGCTGGGAAGGAAACTTGAAGATATTTTCCCGGAAAATAGGAGGAAAATTGGTAAGACAATATTTGAGACAGTCAGTTTGACTGATAAAAATAAATTGAAAAATATAACCATTCAATTAAATCAGGGAGAGATCATTGGCATCGCAGGTTTGGTAGGAGCAGGAAAGACAGAACTGTGTAAAGCCTTGTTCGGAGATACTGAGGTGATATCAGGTGATGTTCTGTTAGAAGGTAAGAAGCTTGATTTAAAAAGTCCCTATTATGCAGTAAGGAACGGAATTGCTTTTGTACCGGAAGAAAGACGCAAAGAAGGAATATTTTCAGAAGAGCCAATTACAACAAACATTACTTCAGCAAATATAGAAAAGTTCAGTAAATTTGCCGGATTTTTAGATTTCAAAGGTGAAATAAAGACTACGATAAAATCCATAGAAGCTCTAGGAATAAAAACTACAGATGAAAAATGTAAAGTTGGATTACTATCAGGCGGAAATCAGCAAAAGGTTGTAATTGGTAAATGGTTGGATGCCGATGCAAGGATATTTATTTTCGACGAACCAACAAAAGGAGTAGATATAGGGGCAAAGAGAGATATATTCAACCTGATAGATAAACTGGCTTCGCAAGGAAAAGGAATCGTCTATGCATCCAGCGAACTGTCAGAAATCATGGGTATAACAGATAGGGTTTATGTTTTATACGATGGAAAGATTGCAAAGGAGTTTGAAACTGCTAACACAAATGAAGAAGAGGTGTTGTTTTATTCTACAGGGGGAGGAAATTATGGAATTAAAATATAAAGAAAAGATTGATAGTGGGATTTTTGATTACTTGTATAAATTCGGAACGATTGTCACCATAGTTTTTTTGATAATGATATTCGGCATAGTCGAGAGTTCTTTTTTACAGCCAGAAAATATCATCAATATCTTAAGGTCCATATCAATCGTAACAATTATAGCCGTAGGTGTTACAGTTTCCCTTACAGTAGGCGGTTTTGACTTGTCTGTAGGCTCTGTAGCGTCTGTAGCTGACGCGGTAGTACTATCGATGTTTGTCTGGTATAACCAGGTTACATGGGTATCCATACTTGTTGCTCTGGGAGTTGGACTAATAATGGGTGCGATAAACGCATTGCTAATAGTAAAAGTTAGAATACCGGATATGCTGCTGACACTAGCTACCATGTTCATATTTCA is a window from the Trichococcus shcherbakoviae genome containing:
- a CDS encoding O-acetylhomoserine aminocarboxypropyltransferase/cysteine synthase family protein — translated: MSENNYSFETLQVHAGQVPDPVTGARAVPIYQTTAFVFDSAAQAAGRFALTDAGNVYTRLTNPTTAVVDARVAALEGGTSGITVASGSAAITYAVLNVAGAGDEIVAASTLYGGTFNLFGATLKNLGIETTFVDPDDLDNFEAAITEKTKAIFIESIGNPSINLIDIEKVADIAHKHGIILIVDNTFGTPYLIRPFEFGADVVVHSATKFLGGHGTTMGGVIVESGKFDYKASGKYPGFTEPDEHYNGLVYTDLGPGAFTTKIRVQLLRDTGACIGPIDSFLLLQGIETLSLRVERHVENTRKVVAYLVNHPKVSWVSYPELEGNKYKALADKYFPKGAGSIFTFGIEGGKQAGIEWIDKLQLFSLLANVADAKSLVIHPASTTHAQLSEDDLVAAGVSGDMIRLSIGIENVDDIIADLDQAFQQIK
- a CDS encoding sugar ABC transporter substrate-binding protein, which produces MKKKIVFPALTISMAGLFLLAGCAQSTGDSNTSEEVSVNSITQENSTNIPEAIANDDEIKIMVIRKIGGDDHTAQFLAGVTQEGESMGITVDTYSANGDSAKFHDAINQAAEKDYDGFIISHGDDEATLEDIKKITDKGIPVVTFDSNPEAAKIDGVTLTSQDDESLALLSLKNLIQDHDGEANIIYLWVDGFPPMVNRNREYDVLLEKYPGINEVERFGIAASDTSVQTQNAVAAMLAKYPEGTIDAIYASWDAFAIGAQRAVKEAGRDEIEIYGIDVSNADLQAMQEENSTWVSTAAVDPKLIGAVDTRILLKKIAGESTPKYYDLEAALITQDKLEDSGETITMETLSEVISGWGETTAFEEPWMTTLKAENSK
- a CDS encoding sugar ABC transporter ATP-binding protein → MSTFNSALLEMRDISLEFPGVKALENVNFISLAGKVHAVVGANGAGKSTLMKVLSGANNSFSGDIYINGDKKNINTPSDAKKIGIQVVYQEVDIALISNLTVAENIMLDDMVNNMEKRVFINWKEIHKKASDVLGKLNLDINTKKQVDELTLAEKQMVLIARSIYQKCQLLILDEPTAPLSNLETEELFRVVNDLKTAGVGVIFISHRLPELFQICDDVTVMRNGKIISNRKISETTQNEIVEDMLGRKLEDIFPENRRKIGKTIFETVSLTDKNKLKNITIQLNQGEIIGIAGLVGAGKTELCKALFGDTEVISGDVLLEGKKLDLKSPYYAVRNGIAFVPEERRKEGIFSEEPITTNITSANIEKFSKFAGFLDFKGEIKTTIKSIEALGIKTTDEKCKVGLLSGGNQQKVVIGKWLDADARIFIFDEPTKGVDIGAKRDIFNLIDKLASQGKGIVYASSELSEIMGITDRVYVLYDGKIAKEFETANTNEEEVLFYSTGGGNYGIKI